The Cucurbita pepo subsp. pepo cultivar mu-cu-16 chromosome LG15, ASM280686v2, whole genome shotgun sequence genome contains the following window.
AATGCGATCATTGTACCTCACATTGCTTCCGCTTCCAAGGTAAATCTCTGCCTAGTTTGACGGTGAAATGAGGATATCCTTACAGAAGCATTGACCTTCTTTCATAACCATCATGTAGTGGACTCGTGAAGGAATGGCGACACTCGCTGCTCTTAATGTTCTGGTGTGCAACCTATAAATTTGGATcccataaatttattttattttcatttggaTTGTTCTTCTGATCTGGCTTGCATTTTGAGCTTAAAACACTGGCTTCTCTAACCACAGggaaaaattaaacaatatcCCGTTTGGGCCGATCCGAACCGAGTAGAACCATTCCTTGATGAGAACGCTCCACCTCCAGCTGCGTCTCCGAGCATTGTGAATGCAAAAGCCTTGGGTATATAACTGAAAAAGGTTTAAATACTACTTTGATCCTCGTACTTTTTGGTTTATCATGATCATTATACTTTCaactttgtttattttaagtCCATTCATTTTGATCTGTGACCATTTTTGCCCTTCATTTTTAATCAAgtttataaagtttatattaaaattttgcaaacaagaattaaaatgatcggttttttaaaagtacaaAGATCAAAATGAACAAAGTTGAAAGTACATGAATAAGAAAGAACCTTTTAAAAGTACGAAAACTAAGGTAGTATTTAACCCGAACTTAAAACCAGCTGAGCTATTATAGTTCAATTCTCATACTTCCATAATTTGTGGTCTTTGCAGCATTGACTGTGTCAAAGCTGTGAATCGATGGTGCTTACTTACGTTAAGATCGTTCAGCACCAATCGCAAGCATTGTAGACTTTGAGGTAAATGAAAACTCTATTTAGGATCGAGTGAATTTGATGAGTGTCGAACTCTGGACAATTGATTATAATGTGCGTATCTATCTCTTTGGTTGAAAATGCAAGTCCATCACCTAGTTAGTTCTAcaacatcaaatatattagtttgaattatatatttaatccaTGCGATatcgttttaattttaattaaatcccTATGGTTTAAAGGAGTTTAAATCGTATGGCATCTTTGATTAAAGCATaccatatttaatttcatcactaaaccaagaaattgttattattattattattatcattattattttattagagtaaggtgtaattttgttttcaaactcTAATAGACtttgcttctaagagtgacTTCGATGTTAACCTTTCACCTATGTCTAAATGCTTATCATATATTTCTTGTGATCAAAGATTTGATATAATGCACAAATTTAtctttgtaaaaaaaaaaaaaaataataataataattataaaggttaaatcaaaaaagaaaaaaactttaagaatGGTGATTAATTACTCCAATAATGCAACAATGTTGGATGATATCATTACCTTTTAACCATAAGTTAGGTGGAGTTGTAGGTAAGGGTGTTGACATTTGCTACTTTTATTTCCTCCCTCAATAATTACCACactatattttcttctctttttaaattagcatggtttaatttagttatttattttaagcttaTATGTAAATTGtgcttatattttttagtgtTCTATTGTTGTGGTAATCTACctatatatatcaatatttcaattatatcataaaaatCGATAAAACTGAGTTAGAATACTTATAATCTAACTCATTTTAATagtataaaatgtttattgaTATTATGTTATTGGTTTGACATTGTTTGACTCTCgtgattttgcttttggtgTTAAGTAGAGTTGTTATCTTAAACTTTATTAGTACAATAAGTGGAGGCATGAAAATTTAAGTCAGGCTCACTTTAGCATTGTCTCCGAATCTTATACATTTGTCACAAAGGCGTTCGAATCCTTACCTTCAACTAAAAATTAGGTATAATTATTAGTAGAGGTAGATTAAGatatacttaatttttatttttttgaagtaaaataaatgGTATATATTAGAATTATAATACAAATTACATATtctaaagatttaaaaatacaaaaaaaaaaaaaaaaaaaaaaaaaactacctCTAGACTCTAATCCTCCTAAATTTAATAgcacttttaatttttttaaaaaaagcaataaaaataaataatttgaaactaTTTTTGGGACCAAAAGAATTAATTTGGAAGAGAGACACAAGTTTTGTAAAAGTAGGATTGTGACAGATAAATGTGTCTGTCGTACCTATTATTAAATTGTCGGACACCTTATCCATGTTGCTTAGAGACGGCTGATtggataattttaaataaaattaaaattaaaaacttttaaaaaaatcagagTGCTGAAGCAGTATCATCCACCATACTTATTATCCCACTCAAAACTTCCTCTTTTCTCAATtacgaaaataattaatattctttaaataataaccAACCAATCAAATCATGCCGCCTTGTAACCCTCTCTTATACtcatttaagaaaataataataataataataaatcatattaaaggaaaaataaaaaatatcacccttttatttaaaaaattttaaatgaatttttaaatttagttaaaacGATAGAATTGATATGTAATTGACCAAAAcgaacaaatatttaattaaatcaataatacaacgaagagagaaataaataatttaaaaagtttgaattgtGTGACACAAATCTCTgtgtataataaattaatatcttagactacatttattaataaaatctttgttcttttttataaataaaaaaaattctgttTTTCATAGATTGGCatgcaaaagaaacaaataaatattaggctaataactaaataataaaataggtagaattttaatataaagtggAGTTTCCACTTTTGATTATAAtaatacttattattattattattattataatttcatgaTGATGATAGGCTCCACAAGCCATTTTAAATGGCgtctaataatatatattatatactagataatttttaatattcaaaatttaaaaccatagactaaaattttattatatataagttaaattataaaaaaaaaatcaacatttctatttgtaaaaataaagaatattaacgttattttaaaatttaataattatttgttaattatagtgtgttttttaacttaaaaaaatggttgaaaacTATTaacgaaaattttaaaagtatttttataattttagcctatattatttattataaaataaaaaaagacaatgAAAGGGTAATAGGGAGAGTGAGTGGAGAGGCTTAGTTGGATGCCAGGCTGGCGTTCTTCCTGTTCGCCCAATCGCTTCCCTCCTCCTAATATCATTAACCTCACATGGTCTCGCTGTACCCTTCCCTTCTCTACCCTACCTActttccctttctctctctacaatttcaatctttttatagaatttttttaattaaaaaattgacttaattttaattagctGACGTGAATATATCTCGATGACTCGTTAAGATATATGATATTAGAATTACGAATaccccacaattatctctcgaGTTCAAGACAAAATGTCTTAGTAAAGGaaaggtacatgaatgaactgaaaaGTGTATTATAATGAGGGTAGAAATGTCCATTTTACTTGTGAGGACCCACCTCCAACAAAGAGGTAATTACCCGTTTAGACAGGAAATTGGGGAGAAAGTGGGGAATACTTTTTTCCCGTTACATAAATGGggatgaaattatattttccacTTGAATCTCCGTCTAGCTCTATTTCCGCCTCATTTATTAAGATGTCCCACCTTAgttgtggaggagaacaaaccactagttataaggatgtgaaaaacCTTCCTCTAATATAGGTATTTTAAAGCGTTcagggaaacccaaaaggaaaagctctAGCAGTGGATCTCGACCCTTACATTTATCTAATGGGATAAGGAccatattataatattaaaatttaaattttaaaaatttaggtagatagaatatatatatataattattgattttttatgattttttttattgaaaagttatattgaaaattaaaaactttaaaataattattttttacaaagaacaataaacgaaaaaaatattattcgaTTCTCTGCATAAAATTTTCACCTTaatttctacaaaaaaaaaaaaaaaaaaaaaaaaaaaaaaaNGTaggaataaaaaatgaaataaatagcggaaaattaataaaataattttatataggGTGACAgcaatttcttaaaaaaaaaacatattaaacgACCGATTtgcattaaatattaattgagattaaaaaaaatgtttaattttgtttaaacaacaaatttcatttcaaaacaataaacacaaaattccGAAAATACCCTTGACCTTTAGCCTTAGCCATAAAACACAATCATTTCCTCATTTCATCACCGAAACCAGAGCAACCAAACCCTCCCTGCAAATTTTCCCCGTTCACTCGCCGGAATTTGAAACAATGTCGAAAGAGGTGACAGAGGAGGGACAGTCCAGCTTGAGAAAGGACTACGTGGACCCACCGCCGGCGCCGCTCATCGACGTCGCCGAACTCACCCTCTGGTCCTTTTACAGAGCTCTAATCGCCGAGTTCATCGCCActctcctcttcctctacGTCACCATCGCCACCGTCATCGGCAATAACAAACAGACCAAAATGTGCGACGGCGTTGGAATCCTCGGCATTGCCTGGGCCTTCGGCGGCATGATCTTCGTCCTCGTCTACTGCACCGCCGGAATCTCCGGTAACTTAGGGTTTGGTCTCTGATTTCCGTTAATTTAGGGTTTGTGATTTTTAGGGTTTGGTTTCTGCAGGCGGTCATATTAATCCGGCCGTTACATTCGGGCTGTTTCTGGCGAGGAAGGTGTCGCTGATCAGAGCGGTGGGGTACATGGTGGCGCAGTGCGCCGGAGCCGTCGTCGGCGTCGGATTAGTTAAAGCTTTCATGAAGCACGATTACAACAACAACGGCGGCGGAGCAAACGCCGTTAATTCTGGTTACAGTAGGGGAACAGCTCTCGGCGCTGAGATAATCGGAACGTTTGTTCTTGTTTACACCGTTTTCTCTGCTACTGACCCCAAAAGAAGCGCGCGTGACTCTCACATCCCTGTaaatttcttcttcccttccataaattttcaattcctcGTCAATTGAAGCTCAAaatcttctttgttcttgatgTGACAGGTTTTGGCGCCATTGCCGATCGGCTTCGCCGTGTTCATGGTTCATTTAGCCACCATTCCCATCACCGGCACCGGAATCAACCCGGCTAGAAGCTTCGGCGCCGCCGTGATCTACAACCGTGAAAAACCCTGGAACGACCATGTAAGTCGTCGCCGGGAGAGATTTTGagttaataaatttgaatttgagtaACCCTTTTGTTGGATTTATGCAGTGGATCTTCTGGGTGGGTCCGTTCGTGGGAGCACTGGCGGCAGCGGCGTACCACCAGTACATTCTCCGAGCAGCCGCCATTAAAGCGTTGGGATCATTCCGCAGCAACCCGACCAACTgagaggaagagaaggaagaagaggaagtcATGTTTTTAGTTATTCGTTATTATTTGATGTCTGGTTGTGTGAAGCCTCAGagattatgatgatgatgatgggcTGTTTGAgtgtttatgttattttatttaatttttaaaatattttgtttgttggtttatttttGGGCAATATTATGAACACATTTTcgccaatatatatatatatatatatatatatatctaatattttatcattttaaaatttttttagttaaatttcaaagtacacaataaaatttaaaatttgtgttaaatttaattttaaaatttttaaaataaaataattattaagcCCGACCcataataaacaaattcaaaaaacaaCTTCTGCTTTGAAATTTGTGAGGTTGATAGCGATACATAATAAGTCGAGGCGAACAAAATCTACTAGTGATGGATTTGAGTCGTTACATATAATTTGACCATATGTATCGAAATGATAGTTGTGTTGatttttatgatatatattaattcaaaGGTGATAGTTGTGTTGatttttatgatatatattaattcaaaGGTATAAAGTTTAcacgaaataaaaaatatcataaatttaatatatatatatatatatattaccatatgaaaattaaggaaattatgcaacaataatatcatatatttttttgtatattttagttaaa
Protein-coding sequences here:
- the LOC111776475 gene encoding aquaporin PIP2-7-like, giving the protein MSKEVTEEGQSSLRKDYVDPPPAPLIDVAELTLWSFYRALIAEFIATLLFLYVTIATVIGNNKQTKMCDGVGILGIAWAFGGMIFVLVYCTAGISGGHINPAVTFGLFLARKVSLIRAVGYMVAQCAGAVVGVGLVKAFMKHDYNNNGGGANAVNSGYSRGTALGAEIIGTFVLVYTVFSATDPKRSARDSHIPVLAPLPIGFAVFMVHLATIPITGTGINPARSFGAAVIYNREKPWNDHWIFWVGPFVGALAAAAYHQYILRAAAIKALGSFRSNPTN